The Sphingobium sp. JS3065 genome includes a region encoding these proteins:
- a CDS encoding FadR/GntR family transcriptional regulator, with amino-acid sequence MGRERKEVTGCRFAAEDGALRIHQAIARRLGTAILTGVHKPGDLFEGEIEASERLRVSRTAYREAVRILVAKGMLESRPKAGTRVLPRARWNVLDPEMLAWMFAGEPERDFIRDLFELRGVIEPAAAEFAARRRTDEQLAVMTQALEEMEEKGLSTPEGRAADQRFHHAILVATHNDALVALASSVGAAVGWTTTFKHRQNLCPRDPLPDHKAVHQAIASRDTAAARNGMMELLRLAMADMDIAPPEPCRN; translated from the coding sequence TTGGGGAGGGAGCGCAAGGAGGTGACGGGGTGCAGATTTGCGGCGGAAGACGGCGCGCTGCGTATTCACCAGGCCATCGCCCGGCGGTTGGGCACGGCGATCCTGACCGGCGTCCACAAGCCCGGCGACCTGTTCGAGGGGGAGATAGAGGCGTCGGAACGGCTGCGCGTATCACGCACCGCCTATCGCGAGGCGGTGCGCATCCTGGTCGCCAAGGGGATGCTGGAAAGCCGGCCCAAGGCCGGAACCCGCGTACTGCCGCGCGCCCGGTGGAACGTGCTGGACCCGGAGATGCTGGCCTGGATGTTCGCGGGGGAACCTGAGCGGGATTTCATCCGCGACCTGTTCGAACTGCGCGGCGTGATCGAGCCGGCGGCGGCGGAATTCGCGGCGCGGCGGCGGACCGACGAACAATTGGCCGTCATGACGCAGGCGCTGGAGGAGATGGAGGAAAAGGGCCTGTCCACCCCCGAAGGCCGGGCGGCGGACCAGCGTTTCCACCACGCGATCCTCGTCGCGACCCATAATGACGCATTGGTCGCGCTGGCCAGTTCGGTCGGGGCGGCGGTGGGTTGGACCACGACCTTCAAGCACCGCCAGAATCTGTGCCCGCGTGACCCCCTGCCCGATCACAAGGCGGTGCATCAGGCCATCGCCAGCCGCGACACCGCCGCCGCGCGCAACGGCATGATGGAATTGCTGCGGCTGGCCATGGCCGACATGGACATCGCCCCGCCGGAACCGTGCAGGAACTGA
- a CDS encoding COX15/CtaA family protein encodes MTALTLSRPANAVPRPAPIARWLLTVAVLVFCMVVVGGITRLTESGLSITQWKPIAGAIPPLTHGQWMEAFRDYQRIPEYQQLRQGMTLGDFQFIFFWEWVHRLLGRLIGLAFALPLLWFAWKRAIPRGYGFRLVALLALGGLQGAIGWWMVESGLSVRTDVSHYRLAVHLLTALFIMGGLIWTALDLLTRSRTPFAKPAMLHPFAVVALLALLVQLMFGAFTAGLDAGYVSSTWPLMNDHLVPQGIEWLGSLWATLSSDPYLVHFIHRWWAWVAAILLIMLARMAKQAGQRGPSIALNAAVGAQIALGIATVVSGIALWLAVLHQAVGALVVASAAWAAHSLGERRG; translated from the coding sequence ATGACCGCGCTGACCCTTAGCCGCCCCGCCAACGCCGTCCCCCGCCCGGCGCCGATTGCGCGCTGGCTTCTGACGGTCGCCGTCCTCGTCTTCTGCATGGTGGTCGTCGGCGGCATCACCCGCCTGACCGAATCCGGCCTGTCCATCACCCAATGGAAACCGATCGCCGGCGCCATCCCGCCGCTGACCCACGGCCAGTGGATGGAGGCGTTTCGCGACTATCAGCGGATACCCGAATATCAGCAGTTGCGGCAGGGCATGACGCTGGGCGATTTCCAGTTCATCTTCTTCTGGGAATGGGTGCACCGGCTGCTGGGGCGGCTGATCGGCCTGGCCTTCGCGCTGCCGCTGCTCTGGTTCGCGTGGAAACGGGCGATCCCGCGGGGCTATGGTTTCCGCCTCGTCGCGCTGCTGGCGCTCGGCGGATTGCAGGGCGCCATCGGCTGGTGGATGGTGGAATCGGGCCTGTCGGTGCGCACCGACGTCAGCCATTACCGGCTGGCGGTGCACCTGCTGACGGCGCTGTTCATCATGGGCGGGCTGATCTGGACCGCGCTGGACCTGCTGACCCGGTCCAGGACGCCCTTCGCCAAACCGGCCATGCTGCACCCCTTCGCCGTGGTCGCGCTGCTGGCGCTGCTGGTGCAGTTGATGTTCGGCGCCTTCACCGCCGGGCTGGACGCGGGCTATGTCTCCAGCACATGGCCGCTGATGAACGACCATCTGGTGCCGCAGGGGATAGAGTGGCTCGGCTCGCTCTGGGCGACCCTCTCCAGCGATCCCTATCTGGTCCATTTCATCCATCGCTGGTGGGCCTGGGTCGCCGCGATCCTGCTCATCATGCTCGCGCGCATGGCGAAACAGGCGGGGCAGCGCGGCCCCTCCATCGCGCTCAACGCGGCGGTCGGCGCGCAGATCGCGCTCGGCATCGCCACCGTCGTCAGCGGCATCGCGCTGTGGCTGGCCGTGCTGCACCAGGCGGTCGGCGCGCTGGTGGTCGCATCGGCGGCCTGGGCGGCGCACAGCCTGGGCGAACGGCGGGGGTAA
- the rplM gene encoding 50S ribosomal protein L13 encodes MKALMKTTKPATPATVEKKWILIDAEGLVVGRLASTVANILRGKHKTSFTPHVDCGDNVIIINAGKVKFTGRKLTDKVYYKHTGYAGGIKETTPAKILEGRFPERVLEKAVERMIPRGPLGRQQMRNLRIFGGAEHPHEAQNPEVLDFASRNRKNKVGA; translated from the coding sequence ATGAAGGCGCTGATGAAGACCACCAAGCCGGCAACCCCGGCCACGGTCGAAAAGAAGTGGATTCTGATCGACGCGGAAGGCCTCGTCGTCGGCCGCCTCGCCTCGACCGTCGCGAACATCCTTCGCGGCAAGCACAAGACCAGCTTCACCCCCCACGTCGATTGCGGTGACAATGTCATCATCATCAACGCCGGCAAGGTGAAGTTCACTGGCCGCAAGCTGACCGACAAGGTCTACTACAAGCACACCGGCTATGCCGGCGGCATCAAGGAAACCACGCCCGCCAAGATACTGGAAGGCCGTTTCCCCGAGCGCGTCCTGGAAAAGGCCGTCGAACGCATGATTCCCCGTGGCCCGCTGGGCCGCCAGCAGATGCGCAACCTGCGCATCTTCGGTGGCGCCGAGCATCCCCACGAAGCGCAGAACCCCGAAGTGCTCGACTTCGCGTCGCGCAACCGCAAGAACAAGGTGGGTGCATAA
- the rpsI gene encoding 30S ribosomal protein S9: MTDNRQSLSDLASLTSNAPAPVVAAAETVAADAPIVPVQPSTPLRAQEIDSLGRAYATGRRKDAVARVWVKPGTGKITVNGRDQEIYFARPTLRLVINQPFGVTDREGQYDVIATVKGGGLSGQAGAVKHGIAQALSKYEPALRGAVKAEGFLTRDSRTVERKKYGKAKARRSFQFSKR; this comes from the coding sequence ATGACCGATAACCGCCAGTCTCTGTCCGACCTCGCCTCGCTGACCTCCAACGCTCCGGCTCCGGTCGTCGCTGCCGCTGAAACCGTCGCCGCCGACGCGCCGATCGTTCCGGTCCAGCCTTCGACTCCGCTGCGCGCCCAGGAAATCGACAGCCTCGGCCGCGCCTATGCGACCGGCCGCCGCAAGGACGCCGTCGCCCGCGTCTGGGTGAAGCCCGGCACCGGCAAGATCACGGTCAACGGCCGCGATCAGGAAATCTACTTCGCTCGCCCGACCCTGCGTCTGGTGATCAACCAGCCCTTCGGCGTCACTGACCGCGAAGGCCAGTATGACGTGATCGCCACCGTCAAGGGCGGCGGCCTGTCGGGCCAGGCCGGCGCGGTCAAGCACGGCATCGCCCAGGCCCTGTCGAAGTACGAACCCGCGCTGCGCGGCGCGGTCAAGGCCGAAGGCTTCCTGACCCGCGACAGCCGTACGGTCGAGCGTAAGAAGTACGGCAAGGCCAAGGCCCGCCGCAGCTTCCAGTTCTCGAAGCGCTGA
- the phoB gene encoding phosphate regulon transcriptional regulator PhoB, which yields MARAKMLLVEDDAALAELLIWHFKREDFEVAHTVDGEEALLLAQENVPDIVLLDWMVESLSGIEVCRRLRRMNGTANVPIIMLTARGEEEDRVRGLETGADDYVTKPFSPRELVARVGAVLRRVRPALAGETLTFSDVEMDTVGHKVRRGGQVIPLGPTEFRLLKHFLEHPGWVFSRERLLDSVWGQDSDIELRTVDVHIRRLRKAINGDGRYHDIIRTVRSAGYALDTDGVA from the coding sequence ATGGCACGGGCCAAGATGCTGCTGGTGGAGGATGACGCGGCGCTGGCCGAATTGCTCATCTGGCACTTCAAGCGCGAGGATTTCGAGGTCGCGCACACCGTCGACGGCGAGGAAGCGCTGTTGCTGGCGCAGGAGAATGTGCCCGATATCGTGCTGCTCGACTGGATGGTCGAAAGCCTGTCGGGGATAGAGGTGTGCCGCCGCCTGCGGCGCATGAACGGCACGGCGAACGTGCCGATCATCATGCTGACGGCGCGGGGCGAGGAAGAAGACCGGGTGCGCGGGCTGGAGACGGGCGCGGACGATTATGTGACCAAGCCCTTCTCGCCCCGCGAACTGGTGGCGCGGGTCGGGGCGGTGCTGCGGCGGGTGCGTCCGGCGCTGGCCGGGGAAACGCTGACCTTCTCCGACGTGGAGATGGACACGGTGGGGCACAAGGTCCGCCGCGGCGGACAGGTGATCCCGCTGGGGCCGACCGAATTCCGCCTGCTCAAGCATTTCCTGGAGCATCCCGGCTGGGTCTTCTCCCGCGAGCGGCTGCTCGACAGCGTGTGGGGGCAGGACAGCGATATCGAACTGCGCACGGTGGACGTGCATATCCGCCGCCTGCGCAAGGCGATCAACGGGGATGGCCGCTATCACGACATCATCCGTACCGTGCGTTCGGCGGGCTATGCGCTGGATACGGACGGAGTGGCGTAG
- the phoU gene encoding phosphate signaling complex protein PhoU has translation MAEHTIKAFDQEMDKLRGLIAEMGGRAESAIEKAMLALQRHDEVMAADVVAEDKRIDAIEAEVEKLAIEIIALRAPMANDLRDVIAALKIVGVVERIGDYAKNIAKRVPLIAANQRTQEPIALLPSMGQVAAEMVQDALNAFAARDADLAVAVVERDTVVDDFYNSVFRTLVTFMVENPKTISECAHLLFIAKNIERIGDHATNVAEMVYYAATGQTLPDRERGGAQSQED, from the coding sequence ATGGCAGAACATACGATCAAGGCCTTCGATCAGGAAATGGACAAGCTGCGCGGCCTGATCGCGGAAATGGGCGGTCGCGCGGAATCGGCCATCGAGAAGGCGATGCTGGCGCTGCAACGCCATGACGAGGTGATGGCAGCCGATGTCGTGGCCGAGGACAAGCGCATCGACGCGATCGAGGCGGAAGTCGAAAAGCTGGCGATCGAGATCATCGCCCTCCGCGCGCCCATGGCGAACGACCTGCGCGACGTGATCGCCGCGCTCAAGATCGTCGGCGTGGTCGAGCGCATCGGGGATTATGCGAAGAATATCGCCAAGCGCGTTCCCCTGATCGCCGCCAACCAGCGCACGCAGGAACCCATCGCGCTTCTTCCTTCCATGGGCCAGGTCGCCGCCGAGATGGTGCAGGACGCCCTCAACGCCTTTGCCGCGCGTGACGCGGACCTGGCCGTGGCGGTGGTCGAGCGCGATACGGTGGTGGACGATTTCTACAACAGCGTGTTCCGCACGCTCGTCACCTTCATGGTCGAAAATCCCAAGACGATCAGCGAATGCGCGCATCTGCTGTTCATCGCCAAGAATATCGAGCGGATCGGCGACCATGCCACCAATGTCGCGGAGATGGTCTATTACGCCGCGACCGGCCAGACCCTGCCCGACCGCGAACGCGGCGGCGCGCAAAGCCAGGAGGACTGA
- the pstB gene encoding phosphate ABC transporter ATP-binding protein PstB codes for MTAMIHEQQSMTPAVETKMTARDVKVFYGEKQAIKGVSIDVDMDNVTAFIGPSGCGKSTFLRTLNRMNDTVASARVEGTITLDGEDIYAASMDVVQLRARVGMVFQKPNPFPKSIYENIAYGPRIHGLAHAKADLDVIVEKSLRRAGLWDEVKDRLHDSGTALSGGQQQRLCIGRAIAVEPEVILMDEPCSALDPIATAKIEELIHELRGRYAIVIVTHNMQQAARVSQRTAFFHLGELVEYGVTSDIFTNPKQERTKDYITGRYG; via the coding sequence ATGACAGCCATGATCCATGAACAGCAAAGCATGACGCCCGCCGTCGAAACCAAGATGACGGCGCGTGACGTCAAGGTCTTCTACGGCGAGAAACAGGCGATCAAGGGCGTGTCGATCGATGTCGACATGGACAATGTCACCGCCTTCATCGGCCCGTCGGGCTGCGGCAAGTCGACCTTCCTGCGGACGCTGAACCGCATGAACGACACTGTCGCCAGCGCCCGCGTCGAAGGCACGATCACGCTGGACGGCGAGGATATCTACGCCGCCAGCATGGACGTGGTGCAACTGCGCGCCCGTGTCGGCATGGTGTTCCAGAAGCCCAATCCCTTCCCCAAGTCGATCTACGAGAATATCGCCTATGGCCCACGCATCCATGGCCTGGCCCATGCGAAGGCGGACCTGGACGTGATCGTCGAAAAATCGCTGCGCCGGGCGGGGCTGTGGGACGAGGTGAAGGACAGGCTGCACGACAGCGGCACCGCATTGTCGGGCGGTCAGCAGCAGCGCCTCTGCATCGGCCGCGCCATAGCGGTGGAACCGGAAGTGATCCTGATGGACGAGCCGTGCTCCGCGCTGGACCCCATCGCCACCGCCAAGATCGAGGAACTGATCCACGAACTGCGCGGCCGCTACGCCATCGTGATCGTGACGCACAACATGCAGCAGGCAGCCCGCGTGTCGCAGCGGACCGCCTTTTTCCATCTGGGCGAGCTGGTCGAATATGGCGTGACGTCGGACATCTTCACCAATCCGAAGCAGGAACGGACCAAGGATTACATCACCGGGCGCTACGGCTGA
- the pstA gene encoding phosphate ABC transporter permease PstA, whose amino-acid sequence MSATRNPTDWKSDAMRKRIARRYAAERRFKAAGLFAVLLSAAFLAFLLFTMMGNGLRGFTRTEIAVTVDFPASPLLLDPNAITDQALANANLPMVTGEVVKKALGADAEEWVSPTAWAALRDAIKADPRILSQTVTIQLPAATAVDLAAKSEGSPEAEAAVDRLNKAKLLTTGINWAFLSASDGTDPTQVGIWGAFKGSLLTMLVTLALSFPVGVATAVYLEEYARKNWMTDIIEVSINNLAAVPSIIFGLLGLSIFLNFLALPRSAALVGGMTLALMTMPVIVIAGRNAIKSVPPSIRDAALGIGASPVQVVFHHVLPLALPGILTGTIIGMARALGETAPLLMIGMRAFIATPPGGVTDPATVLPVQIFLWSDEVSKGFVEKTSAAIIVLLVFLLAMNGLAIYLRNKFERRW is encoded by the coding sequence ATGAGTGCCACTCGCAACCCCACCGACTGGAAGTCGGACGCGATGCGCAAGCGGATCGCCCGGCGCTATGCCGCCGAGCGCCGCTTCAAGGCCGCAGGGCTGTTCGCCGTGCTGCTGTCCGCCGCTTTCCTCGCCTTCCTGCTGTTCACCATGATGGGCAACGGCCTGCGCGGCTTCACCCGGACCGAAATCGCGGTGACGGTGGATTTTCCCGCCTCCCCGCTGCTGCTGGACCCCAATGCGATCACCGATCAGGCGCTCGCCAACGCCAACCTGCCGATGGTGACGGGCGAGGTCGTGAAGAAGGCGCTGGGCGCGGATGCGGAGGAATGGGTGTCGCCCACCGCCTGGGCCGCGCTGCGCGATGCGATCAAGGCCGACCCCAGGATCCTCTCGCAGACGGTGACGATCCAGCTACCGGCCGCGACCGCCGTCGACCTCGCCGCCAAGAGCGAGGGGTCGCCGGAAGCCGAAGCGGCGGTGGATCGGCTCAACAAGGCGAAGCTGCTGACGACCGGCATCAATTGGGCCTTTCTGAGCGCCAGCGACGGCACCGATCCGACGCAGGTCGGCATCTGGGGCGCGTTCAAGGGATCGCTGCTGACCATGCTGGTGACTCTGGCGCTGAGCTTTCCGGTGGGCGTGGCGACGGCGGTTTACCTGGAGGAATATGCGCGCAAGAACTGGATGACCGACATCATCGAAGTGTCGATCAACAATCTGGCCGCCGTTCCCTCCATCATCTTCGGCCTGCTGGGGCTGTCGATCTTCCTCAATTTCCTGGCGCTGCCGCGCTCGGCCGCTCTGGTCGGCGGCATGACGCTGGCGCTGATGACCATGCCGGTCATCGTCATCGCGGGGCGCAACGCCATCAAGTCGGTGCCGCCCAGCATCCGCGACGCCGCGCTGGGCATCGGGGCAAGCCCTGTGCAGGTGGTGTTCCACCATGTGCTGCCGCTCGCCCTGCCCGGCATATTGACCGGCACCATCATCGGCATGGCCCGCGCCCTGGGCGAGACCGCGCCGCTGCTGATGATCGGCATGCGCGCCTTCATCGCCACGCCGCCGGGCGGGGTCACCGATCCGGCGACCGTGCTGCCGGTGCAGATCTTCCTCTGGTCCGACGAAGTCTCCAAGGGCTTCGTCGAAAAGACCTCCGCCGCCATCATCGTGCTGCTGGTGTTCCTGCTCGCGATGAACGGCCTCGCCATCTACCTGCGCAACAAGTTCGAAAGGCGGTGGTGA
- the pstC gene encoding phosphate ABC transporter permease subunit PstC has product MTGFAILLLLAGLGAIAWVSARARALRLQSVARASGRRDAVHSLPGYHGWYVALWTLVPAGIFLAVWANVAPGLITESVLSSPAAQSLPADDFSRSSILGEARAIATGAQAGAFNPLSQSLVEPYKDAIGKYGMAGAALAIVLAFAGGAYAFTRVRPDFRARTRVERLVMASLLIASLLAIVTTLGIVASLLWESFRFFSMVNPVDFLFGAKWSPQSAALGYGNDDAFGAVPLFWGTIFIGAIIAMAVAIPLGLMSAIYLTQYASLTVRKWMKPTLEMLAGVPTVVYGYFAALTIAPALRDFAVMIGIHGASSESALAAGLVMGVMIIPFVSSMADDSIAAVPQSMRDGSLAMGATTSETIRRVLIPAALPGVVGGVLLAVSRAIGETMIVVMAAGLAANLTLNPFASVTTVTTQIVQLLTGDQEFDSAKTLAAFALGLVLFIVTLLLNIVALRVVKKYREAYE; this is encoded by the coding sequence ATGACAGGTTTTGCAATCCTCCTGCTGCTGGCCGGCCTGGGCGCTATCGCCTGGGTCAGCGCCCGCGCCCGCGCGCTGCGCCTGCAAAGCGTGGCCCGGGCGTCGGGCCGCCGCGATGCCGTGCACAGCCTGCCGGGCTATCATGGCTGGTATGTCGCGCTCTGGACGCTGGTGCCCGCAGGCATCTTCCTGGCGGTCTGGGCGAATGTCGCGCCCGGCCTGATCACGGAATCGGTGCTGAGCAGCCCGGCGGCGCAAAGCCTGCCCGCCGACGATTTCTCCCGCTCCTCCATTCTGGGCGAGGCGCGGGCGATTGCCACGGGCGCGCAGGCAGGGGCGTTCAACCCGCTCTCGCAGAGCCTGGTCGAACCCTATAAGGACGCCATCGGCAAATATGGCATGGCTGGGGCGGCGCTCGCGATCGTGTTGGCCTTTGCCGGGGGGGCATACGCCTTCACCCGCGTACGCCCCGATTTCCGGGCGCGCACGCGGGTCGAGCGGCTTGTCATGGCGAGCTTGCTGATCGCATCGCTGCTGGCGATCGTCACGACGCTGGGCATCGTCGCATCGCTGCTGTGGGAAAGCTTCCGTTTCTTCTCCATGGTCAACCCCGTCGATTTCCTGTTCGGCGCCAAGTGGAGCCCGCAATCGGCGGCGCTGGGCTACGGCAATGACGATGCCTTTGGAGCCGTGCCGCTGTTCTGGGGCACGATCTTCATCGGCGCGATCATCGCCATGGCGGTGGCGATCCCGCTCGGCCTGATGAGCGCCATCTACCTCACCCAATATGCCAGCCTGACCGTCCGCAAATGGATGAAGCCGACGCTGGAGATGCTCGCGGGCGTTCCGACGGTGGTCTATGGCTATTTCGCGGCACTCACCATCGCCCCGGCGCTCCGCGATTTCGCGGTGATGATCGGCATTCACGGCGCCTCTTCGGAAAGCGCGCTGGCCGCAGGGCTGGTGATGGGCGTGATGATCATTCCCTTCGTCTCCTCCATGGCCGACGACAGCATCGCCGCCGTACCGCAGTCGATGCGCGACGGCAGCCTGGCCATGGGCGCCACCACCAGCGAGACGATCCGCCGCGTGCTGATCCCCGCCGCGCTGCCCGGCGTGGTCGGCGGCGTGCTGCTGGCCGTCAGCCGCGCCATCGGCGAGACGATGATCGTGGTGATGGCGGCGGGTCTGGCCGCCAACCTCACCCTGAACCCCTTTGCCAGCGTGACGACGGTGACGACGCAGATCGTCCAGTTGCTGACCGGCGACCAGGAATTCGACAGCGCCAAGACGCTGGCGGCCTTCGCTTTGGGCCTGGTGCTGTTCATCGTGACGCTGTTGCTCAACATCGTGGCCCTGCGGGTCGTGAAGAAATATCGCGAGGCTTACGAATGA
- a CDS encoding substrate-binding domain-containing protein encodes MKHIALFAATAAAALSLAGCGQQSGGAAGGTRDQIRAVGSSTVYPFATAIAEMFIQGNPGMKSPIVESTGTGGGMKLFCAGVGAQHPDIENASRRMKKSEFEDCQKNGVKDIIEIQIGVDGLAFAEAKNGPGLKLTPKIVYEALAANPYGKGPNKAQTWKDVDPSLPATAISVFGPPSTSGTRDSLAELILTKGCETDPAMKALKEKDEKEFKTTCTRIREDGKYVDSGENDNLIVQKLGANPNALGVFGYSFLEENKDSLKDVTINGVEATYETVSTGTYPGARPLYIYVKKAHMTAIPGLQAYLNSFAANWDPNGALTKRGMVAAPEDVRKANAETVKSLAVLDGSKLQ; translated from the coding sequence GTGAAGCATATCGCCCTGTTTGCCGCGACCGCCGCGGCCGCACTTTCTCTCGCTGGCTGCGGCCAGCAGTCCGGCGGCGCGGCCGGCGGCACCCGCGATCAGATACGCGCGGTCGGCTCCTCGACCGTCTATCCCTTCGCCACGGCGATTGCCGAGATGTTCATTCAGGGCAATCCCGGCATGAAGTCCCCGATCGTCGAATCGACCGGCACCGGCGGCGGCATGAAATTGTTCTGCGCGGGCGTCGGCGCCCAGCATCCGGACATCGAAAACGCCTCCCGCCGGATGAAGAAGTCGGAATTTGAGGATTGCCAGAAGAATGGCGTCAAGGACATCATCGAAATCCAGATCGGCGTCGACGGCCTGGCCTTTGCCGAGGCGAAGAACGGCCCCGGCCTGAAGCTGACGCCGAAGATCGTCTATGAGGCGCTGGCCGCCAACCCCTATGGCAAGGGTCCGAACAAGGCGCAGACGTGGAAGGATGTCGACCCCAGCCTGCCCGCCACCGCCATCTCGGTCTTTGGCCCGCCGTCGACCAGCGGCACCCGCGATTCGCTGGCCGAACTGATCCTGACCAAGGGTTGCGAAACCGATCCGGCGATGAAGGCGCTGAAGGAAAAGGACGAAAAGGAATTCAAGACCACCTGCACCCGCATCCGCGAGGACGGCAAATATGTGGACTCCGGCGAAAACGACAATCTGATCGTCCAGAAGCTGGGCGCCAACCCCAATGCGCTCGGCGTGTTCGGCTACAGCTTCCTGGAGGAAAACAAGGATAGTCTGAAGGATGTCACGATCAACGGCGTCGAGGCGACCTATGAAACCGTGTCGACCGGCACCTATCCGGGCGCCCGCCCCCTCTATATCTACGTCAAGAAGGCGCATATGACCGCCATCCCCGGTCTTCAGGCCTATCTCAACAGCTTCGCCGCCAATTGGGATCCCAACGGCGCGCTGACCAAGCGGGGCATGGTCGCGGCGCCGGAAGATGTCCGCAAGGCGAATGCCGAAACGGTGAAATCGCTGGCGGTCCTCGACGGCTCCAAGCTGCAATAA
- a CDS encoding ATP-binding protein — MNRLTASQITASLAVLLLAAGGALMIGAEPIAIILPVLAGLAVLVIAAGGGQERADESPAAPTEIADIMAHPGARNLLEGISDPLMLIERGRIISANRAAQRLLGAHIEGEDARIAIRHPAAAERLASLAPMAEPMMIELVGLGTRDQRWQMRIAPVGEDGQVRRLVHLADHSGAHAAEKMRVDFVANASHELRTPLAGILGFIETLADPDLGKDDETRQRFLKIMDGEARRMQRLIDDLISLSRIEAEKYRAPDSAVDLSGLVAEVVGVFRTSHGERGRDVEMDIAPDLPDVQGDRAQLSQLLHNLIGNSIKYGRAGTPIRVILNEGPSGMTRLSVADEGEGIGPDHLPRLTERFYRVDSGRSRAVGGTGLGLAIVKHIVERHRGRLDIASVPGKGTTISILLPRVAGEEKAAMTSA; from the coding sequence ATGAATCGCCTGACCGCTTCCCAGATCACCGCCTCCCTCGCCGTCCTGCTGCTGGCCGCCGGGGGTGCGCTGATGATCGGTGCGGAGCCGATCGCCATCATCCTGCCGGTACTGGCGGGTCTGGCGGTGCTGGTGATCGCGGCGGGAGGCGGCCAGGAACGGGCGGACGAATCGCCCGCGGCGCCCACGGAAATCGCCGACATCATGGCCCATCCCGGCGCCCGCAACCTGCTGGAGGGCATTTCCGATCCGCTGATGCTGATCGAGCGGGGCCGGATCATCTCCGCCAACCGGGCCGCGCAGCGCCTGCTGGGCGCGCATATAGAGGGGGAGGACGCCCGCATCGCCATCCGCCATCCCGCCGCGGCCGAGCGGCTCGCCAGCCTGGCGCCGATGGCCGAACCGATGATGATCGAACTGGTGGGCCTGGGCACCCGCGACCAGCGCTGGCAGATGCGGATCGCGCCGGTGGGTGAGGATGGCCAGGTGCGGCGGCTGGTCCATCTGGCCGACCATAGCGGCGCCCATGCGGCGGAAAAGATGCGGGTCGATTTCGTCGCCAACGCCAGCCATGAGCTGCGCACGCCGCTGGCCGGGATATTGGGCTTCATCGAGACGTTGGCCGATCCCGATCTGGGCAAGGACGACGAAACGCGGCAGCGCTTCCTGAAGATCATGGATGGCGAGGCGCGGCGGATGCAGCGGCTGATCGACGATCTCATCTCCCTTTCCCGCATAGAGGCGGAGAAATATCGCGCGCCCGACAGCGCGGTCGACCTGTCGGGGCTGGTGGCCGAGGTGGTCGGCGTGTTCCGTACCAGCCATGGCGAGCGGGGCCGGGATGTGGAGATGGACATCGCGCCGGACCTGCCCGATGTGCAGGGCGACCGGGCGCAATTGTCGCAGTTGCTGCACAATCTGATCGGCAATTCGATCAAATATGGCCGGGCGGGCACGCCGATCCGCGTGATCTTGAACGAGGGGCCGAGCGGCATGACGCGGCTCAGCGTCGCGGATGAAGGGGAAGGCATCGGCCCCGACCATCTGCCGCGCCTGACGGAGCGCTTCTACCGCGTCGATTCGGGGCGCAGCCGCGCCGTGGGCGGCACGGGACTGGGCCTGGCCATCGTCAAGCATATCGTCGAACGGCATCGCGGCCGGCTGGACATCGCCAGCGTGCCGGGCAAGGGCACCACAATCTCCATCCTGCTGCCCCGCGTCGCCGGCGAGGAAAAAGCGGCGATGACAAGCGCTTGA
- a CDS encoding HPr-rel-A system PqqD family peptide chaperone: protein MVRHSHPKARFAIMPRRYCQDSPDAVASCELDDMVLLYHRPSGQTHMVISPVPEILAALDDGAALTAEEVHGELARLYDLGAAEDAVPLVEAHLAELTALGLVRLT, encoded by the coding sequence ATGGTGCGACATTCCCATCCGAAGGCCCGTTTCGCGATCATGCCACGCCGCTATTGCCAGGACAGCCCGGACGCCGTCGCATCCTGCGAGTTGGACGATATGGTGCTGCTCTATCACCGTCCTTCGGGGCAGACCCATATGGTGATCAGCCCGGTGCCGGAGATATTGGCGGCGCTGGACGACGGCGCGGCGCTGACGGCGGAGGAGGTTCATGGCGAACTGGCCCGGCTCTACGATCTGGGCGCGGCAGAGGATGCGGTGCCGCTGGTCGAGGCGCATCTTGCCGAGTTGACGGCTTTGGGACTGGTCCGCCTGACGTGA